A genome region from Triticum aestivum cultivar Chinese Spring chromosome 2B, IWGSC CS RefSeq v2.1, whole genome shotgun sequence includes the following:
- the LOC123040684 gene encoding flowering-promoting factor 1-like protein 5: protein MAAGGVWVFKNGVMELEQEAASRKALVYMPANETMRSLEALERRLGSLGWERYYEDRAIVQLHKRGGVDLISIPRDFSKLRSTHMYDVVVKNRDHFKVVDL, encoded by the coding sequence atggcGGCAGGCGGCGTGTGGGTGTTCAAGAACGGGGTGATGGAGCTGGAGCAGGAGGCGGCGAGCCGGAAGGCGCTGGTGTACATGCCGGCGAACGAGACGATGCGGTCGCTGGAGGCGCTGGAGCGGCGGCTGGGGTCGCTGGGGTGGGAGCGCTACTACGAGGACCGCGCCATCGTGCAGCTCCACAAGCGCGGCGGCGTCGACCTCATCTCCATTCCCCGGGACTTCTCCAAGCTCCGCTCCACCCACATGTATGACGTCGTCGTCAAGAACCGCGACCACTTCAAGGTCGTCGACCTCTAG